Proteins from a single region of Dictyostelium discoideum AX4 chromosome 5 chromosome, whole genome shotgun sequence:
- a CDS encoding RasGTPase-activating protein: protein MNVNAMGDIIINVFGLVDKRLNRLKGLKANTFQDYESLLSQYRKIVEILNNAKRLLKKDPDDQNVISTNLSQLNIRLELVEKEVAFIKNKIDKQEYDNTVETTIFSPANSQSPILFPSSSSSSPITTSPTIFSSTLTTTTITPPQTPLQQSTSSSSSSSGGDQSPIFTSNIIKNDTQIDPLVNQILESNNNNNNKSTTTTNTTSSESNNSNQQNTPPPLKPFVDDASIIKNNNTNNNNTNNNNGSFSPNIKKSTKNQAVPPHNVSNNKPPSPQLSSTVSSKAHIVIDKPTGKQQQQQQQTQKEDSNLTVKQKSEKITQMLREQHYLGNKAPSSYNPNEITFSYKEEMLKNILNNTDINNLEEEEVKEKEDSFSLSPQLPSKKTTNSSSSPSPSSTPTSPQHSTITISKEKVNSPKVQLDTNAPQKTFVEPLQLSDLTTTTTPTTPPTTPPPPPTATTATANPTVIEIEKISSPIQVEQVEKVTKEESKVIIDNQFKGTEDIKIKVIKEEDIQQQVILKSTNDSENSMLKYEETTTTTTTTTTKRIISNSPLSLSTSSLINNVEDINSNNNNSSNNNGNDNNNGNNNNNNNTSTPIVLNKTMISKIQKEETSNSIINNNNSNSNNNKLSQSLSASSLVDTFLLRHRFGTSTESLSISQSIQPYFSSESLISSSLPNSANNILSNSFNSLSSSNNSNASNNSSSSGNTSITIGGFKSSQQKISQKLKLAKQNPIRKQSDTKIGHARSNSNNIIRRSDYDLNNSNSSNNSNSNNNNNNNNNNNNNISTSLGSLSFSNNNIPFNSNNSNNSNSNIINGNNLSVNDSGESTSSSPYSQTSSSPQTYANNNNSNSNSNSNNNLNQNVTSEILINSSNKSNSSNSINSDYNRNNNNNNNNNNNNNNNNNNNNNNNNNNNNNNNNNNNNNNNKLIGQGERLALLQSLLKSEELTNNAESKVIDEINKITRQKSQELYQLVWEVRHLDKSIAHILNNRLQISDISDIGLFPDPLKENDNSNNNTPLSNLNNSNNKNSTSPTLSSSTQSPNIVNKTTKASSIDQSTVIELSRELKFTLERLVVLLRTEPSILRDTLNRAGYLGSDMDSSFKSSHTDLSQAIVFSLFGNCFTAIDEKLLLLTIKSITEIEFRISSDKRNFGIHEPFSFTLLSTYLNYTYGKPYMISVLKDLVVSIIQDHNLNLENDPQKKAMLASIGIVDDDDDDSGLPVIDQQILLQQFSGEFLRRVCALSSSIPYALRWISKVVIELWRQHVKQQRKPDFVPSEISKVRDKQEEREFIIRLIFENFFIPAIIRPDHYGVLSGLTISQKSRHNLIQIAKMVLDFLRNPSTIPKWLNHHEGMELEQILDEYFIDLITVEEPEHYYHRPIFELELGQSLLVSSTDLFIILELIYHNRPNNISDTNQLTNDQLLFSNSTINSNTTNNTSSAAANDYFNHEEEISLQNEVVEMIKTVQPASQLQEGMKFLVINVVSKKQASTINGDNSKIFQTASAHSLKLAKANLTLALSVLNFICGYSQSTNICELLLMQCGRNRSMELNILEAQIEETIRSLWALPETQKQDDYKSLLDTMFDDFYKRDKKRNLEKQLKVLYLDQLQRHSAQIAAQKKINIEFLTHQKFRQFRDKTYARLQTEFVGSFMSRFNNDTGYCSCVPTLDSSIICSTCSEKSKTIKSFIQRAKNEMTNSPWWNMSNTTDDEFSIATNTLERNLLTQIYNFTFNISKEDLTFSKDLISKFSSIDHGLLIAEKYSSQAPWELAQQEIKKINLYKSPQDKMKCIIDTWNIIFNYTKPFGSSGPDDFLPIMGYVIIKARPENILSNIQYIELYSELNDDSEIWFMNLKSSIEIVKEVLKDAKNKGWRKGIVSSTTQRMENMRKEIKKKEKEKLKSYRMSIVNLETNSVGTPTSPPKL, encoded by the exons atgaat gtCAATGCCATGGGAGACATTATAATTAATGTTTTTGGATTGGTTGATAAAAGGTTAAATAGATTGAAAGGATTAAAAGCCAACACATTTCAAGATtatgaatcattattatctcaATATAGaaaaattgttgaaattttaaataatgcaAAAAggctattaaaaaaagatccaGATGATCAAAATGTAATATCAACCAATTTATCACAACTAAATATTCGTTTAGAATTGGTAGAGAAAGAAGTAgcctttattaaaaataaaattgataaacaaGAGTATGATAATACAGTAGAAACAACTATATTTTCACCTGCAAATTCTCAAAGTCCAATACTGTTTCCTTCTTCCTCCTCCTCCTCACCAATTACAACTTCACCAacaatattttcatcaacattaacaacaactacaattaCTCCACCACAAACACCTTTACAACAAAgtacatcatcatcgtcatcatcatcaggtGGTGATCAATCCCCAATTTTCacttcaaatattattaaaaatgatactCAAATTGATCCATTagtaaatcaaatattagagagcaataataataataataataaatcaactactactactaatacTACTAGTAgtgaatcaaataattcaaatcaacaaaatacaccaccaccacttaaaccatttgttgatgatgcttcaattattaaaaataataacaccaataataataacaccaataataataatggtagtttttcaccaaatattaaaaagtcAACAAAGAATCAAGCAGTTCCACCTCATAAtgttagtaataataaaccaccaTCACCTCAGTTATCATCTACTGTATCAAGTAAAGCACATATTGTAATTGATAAACCAACAggaaaacaacaacaacaacaacaacaaacacaaaAAGAAGATTCAAATTTAACAGTAAAACAAAAGAGTGAAAAGATTACACAAATGTTAAGAGAACAACATTATTTAGGTAATAAAGCGCCATCATCATACAATCCAAATGAAATTACATTCTCATATAAGGAGGAGatgttaaaaaatattttaaataatactgatataaataatcttgaagaagaggaggtaaaagaaaaagaagatagTTTCTCTTTATCACCACAATTAccttcaaaaaaaacaacaaattcatcatcatcaccatcaccatcatcaacaccaacttCGCCACAACATTCAACAATAACCATTTCAAAAGAAAAGGTTAATAGTCCAAAAGTGCAACTTGATACAAATGCACCACAAAAAACCTTTGTTGAGCCTTTACAATTATCAGAcctaacaacaacaacaactccaACTACTCCTCCAACTActcctcctcctcctccaactgcaacaacagcaacagcaaatCCAACagtaattgaaattgaaaaaatatcaTCACCAATTCAAGTTGAACAAGTAGAAAAAGTGACAAAAGAAGaatcaaaagtaataattgataatcaaTTCAAAGGAACtgaagatattaaaattaaagttatAAAAGAAGAAGATATTCAACAACAAGTAATCCTAAAATCTACAAATGATTCAGAGAATAGCATGCTTAAATATGAAgaaactacaacaacaacaacaaccactacaACCAAGAGAATAATATCTAATTCACCTTTATCATTATCtacatcatcattaattaataatgttgaGGATattaatagcaataataacaatagtagtaataataatggtaatgataataataatggtaataataataataataataatacatcaaCACCAATAGTATTGAATAAAACAATGATATCTAAAATTCAAAAGGAAGAAACTTCTAATAGTAtcattaataacaataatagtaatagtaataataataaattatcacaaTCATTATCAGCATCATCATTAGTTGATACATTTTTATTACGTCATAGATTTGGTACATCTACAGAGAGTTTATCAATTTCTCAATCTATTCAACCTTACTTTTCATCAGAATcattaatatcatcatcattaccaaatAGTGCTAATAATATATTGAGTAATAGTTtcaattcattatcatcttcaaataatagtaatgctagtaataatagtagtagtagcgGTAATACATCGATTACAATTGGTGGATTTAAGAGTTCACAACAAAAAATttctcaaaaattaaaattagcaAAACAAAATCCAATTAGAAAACAATCTGATACTAAAATTGGTCATGCAAgaagtaatagtaataatataattcgTAGATCTGattatgatttaaataatagtaatagtagtaataatagtaatagtaataataataataataataataataataataataacaatattagtACAAGTCTTGGTTcactttctttttcaaataataatataccatttaattcaaataatagtaataatagtaatagtaatattataaatggtaataatctTAGTGTGAATGATAGTGGTGAAAGTACTTCATCTTCACCTTATAGTCAAACTTCATCTTCACCTCAAACTTATgccaacaacaataatagtaatagtaatagtaatagtaataataatttaaatcaaaatgtaACAtcagaaattttaattaatagtagtaataaaagtaatagtagtaatagtataaatagtgattataatagaaataataataataataataataataataataataataataataataataataataataataataataataataataataataataataataataataataataataataataataataaactcaTTGGACAAGGTGAAAGATTAGCATTAttacaatcattattaaaatcagaAGAATTAACTAATAATGCAGAGAGTAAAGTTATTGatgaaatcaataaaattacaagACAAAAATCTCAAGAGTTATATCAATTAGTTTGGGAAGTTAGACATTTGGATAAATCAATTGCtcatatattaaataatagattACAAATTTCTGATATCTCTGATATTGGTTTATTTCCTGAtccattaaaagaaaatgataatagtaataataataccccattatcaaatttaaataattcaaataataaaaactcaacatcaccaacattatcatcatcaacacaaTCACCAAATATAgtaaataaaacaacaaaagCATCATCAATTGATCAATCAACagtaattgaattatcaagagaattaaaatttacatTAGAAAGAttagtagtattattaaGAACTGAACCATCAATTTTAAGAGATACATTAAATAGAGCGGGATATTTAGGATCAGATATGGATAgttcatttaaatcatcacATACAGATTTATCACAAGCAATTGTATTCTCATTGTTTGGTAATTGTTTTACAGCAATCGATGAAAAGTTATTACTTttaacaattaaatcaataacaGAGATTGAATTTAGAATTTCAAGtgataaaagaaattttggAATTCATGAACCATTTAGTTTCACTCTGTTATCaacttatttaaattatactTATGGTAAACCATATATGATTAGTGTATTGAAAGATTTAGTTGTTTCAATCATTCAAGatcataatttaaatttagagaATGATCCACAAAAGAAGGCGATGTTGGCATCCATTGGTATAGtggatgacgatgatgacgatAGTGGTCTACCAGTGATTGACCAACAGATATTGTTACAACAATTCTCGGGTGAATTCTTGCGTCGAGTTTGTGCATTGTCAAGCTCAATACCGTATGCATTGAGATGGATTAGTAAAGTTGTCATTGAGCTATGGCGTCAACATGTTAAACAACAGAGAAAACCCGATTTTGTGCCATCAGAGATTTCCAAGGTTAGAGATAAACAAGAGGAACgtgaatttataattagaTTAATCTTTGAAAACTTTTTCATACCTGCTATAATCAGACCTGACCATTATGGTGTTTTATCAGGTTTGACAATTAGTCAAAAGTCACGtcataatttaattcaaattgcAAAGATGGTATTAGACTTTTTAAGAAATCCTTCAACAATTCCAAAATGGTTAAATCATCATGAAGGTATGGAATTGGAACAAATTTTAGATGAATATTTCATTGATCTAATAACAGTTGAAGAACCTGaacattattatcatcgTCCAATCTTTGAATTAGAATTGGGTCAAAGTTTATTAGTATCATCAACTGATCTTTTCataattttagaattaatttatcataatagaccaaataatatttctgatacaaatcaattaacaaatgatcaattattattttcaaattcaactataaattcaaatactaCCAACAATACATCATCAGCAGCAGcaaatgattattttaatcatGAAGAAGAGATTTCATTACAAAATGAAGTTGTTGAAATGATTAAAACTGTACAACCAGCATCACAACTTCAAGAAGGTATGAAATTTTTAGTTATAAATGTTGTATCAAAGAAACAAGCAAGTACAATCAATGgtgataatagtaaaatCTTTCAAACTGCATCTGCTCATTCATTGAAATTAGCAAAAGCAAATTTAACATTGGCATTAagtgttttaaattttatttgtggTTATAGTCAATCAACTAATATTTGTGAACTATTGCTAATGCAATGTGGTAGAAATAGATCAAtggaattaaatattttagaaGCACAAATTGAAGAGACAATTAGATCACTTTGGGCATTACCTGAAACTCAAAAACAAGATGATTACAAATCACTATTGGATACAATGTTTGACGATTTCTATAAACGTGAtaagaaaagaaatttagagaaacaattaaaagtACTCTACTTGGATCAATTACAGCGTCATAGTGCTCAAATCGCTGctcaaaagaaaatcaatatcGAATTCCTAACTCATCAAAAGTTTCGTCAATTTCGTGATAAAACATATGCACGTTTACAAACTGAGTTTGTTGGTTCGTTCATGTcaagatttaataatgacACTGGTTATTGTTCTTGTGTACCTACACTCGATAGTTCAATCATTTGTTCAACTTGTTCAGAGAAATCTAAAACAATCAAATCTTTTATACAAAGAGCTAAAAATGAAATGACAAATTCACCTTGGTGGAATATGTCAAATACTACCGATgatgaattttcaattgctACAAATACTTTGGAAAGAAATTTATTGACccaaatttataatttcactTTTAATATCTCCAAAGAGGatttaacattttcaaaagatttaatttcaaaattctcTTCCATAGATCATGGTTTATTGATCGCTGAGAAATATTCAAGTCAAGCACCTTGGGAATTGGCTCAACaagagattaaaaaaattaatctttATAAATCACCACAAGATAAAATGAAATGTATCATTGACACTTGGaatatcattttcaactATACTAAACCATTTGGTAGTAGTGGTCCTGATGACTTTTTACCAATTATGGGTTACGTTATCATTAAAGCTAGACCTGAAAATATACTTTCAAATATTCAATATATTGAACTTTACTCTGAGCTAAATGATGATTCTGAAATTTGGtttatgaatttaaaatcttcaaTTGAAATCGTTAAAGAAGTCTTAAAAGATGCAAAGAATAAAGGTTGGAGAAAAGGTATAGTTAGTTCAACAACTCAAAGAATGGAAAATATgagaaaagaaattaaaaagaaagaaaaagaaaaattaaaatcttatAGAATgtcaattgtaaatttagAAACAAATAGTGTTGGTACACCAACAAGTCCACCaaaattgtaa
- the warA gene encoding homeodomain containing protein (Similar to HOX) codes for MASIVMKSQHSLGYPNIGNINRSDYDSYEQQYNNPTGSKQYNNNNNNNTNTNEINNGTNTNLNPNNMYGMYNNNNNNNNNNNNNNNNNNNNNNSNNNNNNNNNNNINNNNNNNNNNNNNNNNNNQHLSQSQQLSPTPYSSNSFSKLLSRSTNDLMLDQDDPSKKKRKRTSPDQLKLLEKIFMAHQHPNLNLRSQLAVELHMTARSVQIWFQNRRAKARNMEFKPQLSHGGSDLIYNALGSQNGMNSMGGGGGNGGGNGGGGMNGINNILNGNHNRNLNKYIPHGGNSINGNMGGGGGGGGGSHNHHHHNHNHNHHNHNHNHNHNQPLSNGDCGEKFSVASAWNKILLHPNNIDFLIRYNPDDPNSIDVNARDSKGLSLLFTAAFLGYEYQVRRLIESGANPNIKDNQGNTPLIAASVLGNQPIVELLLEHRADPNLVNDEGVSPLFSACKGGHLQIASSLLDHDAEVSVKTKINGETPLHIASLKGFEKICKLLIETEAKASVIDSNNRTPLHHACIMGYFSIAKLLICNGADMNAIDIDGHTPLHTSSLMGHDLITRLLLENGADPNIQDSEGYTPIHYAVRESRIETVKFLIKFNSKLNIKTKNGQNLIHLSVQFASLMMGQMIFESKGCEIAADDSDDQGYTPLYLAAKAGKTNFVKYLLSKGASKKIALEKLIQENQDKEIIQMLESTVTKSSNNNNSNSNINNINNINNINNINSQPNTNSDNNNNNNNNNFNENYSNGNNEQSQPPGNKFEEDDEDDFYDRVYKKSYTNRIISNSFSYQQKLNSGNGISVNSGNLED; via the exons aTGGCATCAATTGTTATGAAATCCCAACATTCACTTGGTTATCCAAATATAGGCAATATTAATAGATCAGATTATGATTCTTATGAACAACAATACAATAATCCAACAGGATCaaaacaatataataataataataataataacacaaatacaaatgaaataaataatgggacgaatacaaatttaaatccaaaCAATATGTATGGaatgtataataataataataataataataataataataataataataataataataataataataataataatagtaataacaataacaataataataataataataatattaataataataataataataataataataataataataataataataataataatcaacatcTTTCACAATCCCAACAATTATCACCAACACCATATTCAAGTAATAGTTTTTCAAAACTTTTATCAAGATCAACAAATGATTTAATGTTGGATCAAGATGATccatcaaaaaagaaaagaaagagaacATCACCAGACCAACTTAAATTACTGGAGAAAATTTTCATGGCTCATCAACATCCAAATCTTAATCTTAGAAGTCAATTGGCCGTTGAATTACATATGACTGCTAGATCCGTTCAAATTTGGTTCCAAAATCGTAGAGCTAAAGCCAGAAATATGGAATTTAAACCACAATTATCACATGGTGGCTCTGATTTAATCTATAATGCATTGGGTTCACAAAATGGTATGAATTCAAtgggtggtggtggtggtaatggtggtggtaatggtggtggtggaatgaatggtattaataatatattaaatggAAATCATAATAGAaatctaaataaatatataccacatggtggtaattcaattaatggtaatatgggtggtggtggtggtggcggtggtggttcacataatcatcatcaccataatcataatcataatcatcacaatcacaatcataatcataatcataatcaacCATTAAGTAATGGTGATTGTGGTGAAAAGTTTTCAGTTGCATCTGCTtggaataaaatattattacatccaaataatattgatttctTAATTCGTTATAATCCAGACGATCCAAACTCAATTGATGTTAATGCACGTGATAGTAAAGGTTTATCATTACTCTTTACAGCAGCATTCTTGGGCTATGAATATCAAGTTAGAAGATTAATTGAAAGTGGTGCAAATCCAAATATCAAAGATAACCAAGGTAATACACCATTAATTGCCGCATCAGTTTTGGGTAATCAACCAATTGTTGAACTCTTATTAGAACATAGAGCCGACCCAAATCTAGTGAATGACGAGGGTGTTTCTCCATTGTTTTCAGCTTGCAAAGGTGGCCATCTTCAAATTGCTTCATCATTATTGGATCATGATGCTGAAGTATCtgtaaaaacaaaaataaatggcGAGACACCATTACACATTGCCTCATTGAAAGGTTTCGAGAAAATTTGtaaacttttaattgaaacCGAAGCAAAGGCCTCTGTCATTGATTCAAACAATCGTACACCACTCCATCATGCTTGTATCATGGGTTATTTCTCAATTGCCAAGCTTTTAATTTGTAATGGTGCCGATATGAATGCCATTGACATTGATGGTCATACACCATTACACACTTCATCCCTAATGGGTCATGATCTTATCACTCGTTTACTCTTGGAAAATGGTGCTGATCCAAATATTCAAGATTCTGAAGGTTATACACCAATTCATTATGCTGTTAGAGAATCTAGAATTGAAACTGTTAAATtcttaattaaatttaattcaaaattaaatataaag acaaagaatggtcaaaatttaattcatttatcaGTACAATTTGCAAGTTTAATGATGGGACAAATGATATTTGAAAGTAAGGGATGTGAAATTGCTGCTGATGATTCCGATGACCAAGGTTACACTCCATTATATTTAGCAGCCAAAGCtggaaaaacaaattttgtaaaatatcTATTATCAAAAGGTGCTTCAAAGAAAATTGCtttagaaaaattaattcaagaaaatcaagataaagaaattatacaAATGTTAGAATCAACTGTAACTAAATcgtcaaataataataatagtaatagtaatataaataatataaataatataaataatataaataatataaatagtcaaccaaatacaaatagcgataataataataataataataataataactttaatgaaaattattcCAATGGAAATAACGAACAATCACAACCACCAGGTAATAAATTTGaggaagatgatgaagatgactTTTATGATAGAGTTTATAAGAAATCATATACAAATAGAATCATTAGTAATTCTTTTTCATATCAACAAAAACTTAATAGTGGAAATGGAATTTCCGTAAACAGTGGTAATTTGGAAgattag
- the CYP513C1 gene encoding cytochrome P450 family protein produces the protein MNYLVLILVSLVSIYFLFIKNQDRKKKINSKIPGPKGFLFGNLIELARTKKNLHLKYLEWFEKYGPVFRVSIGSLETVVLTGYPILREAFIDNSDTFTSRFQRENARSINGYKGLINSNGDYHKNLKSVILSEMTATKIKKMESHINQESKRLCELLDQHAKQGTPFTMNKYLNLFSINIILRFLFGVNYPYTELDDGSSSIIQVIQQFLKLVSQPSITTYFPILSPFMNDRSKEFYDIHKLLSNHIINLIERYKDSKQHQQQEQEPIDGATEPTVTILDKLLIEVENNRITQNALISICIDVLIAGTDTVGQTLSFAIVALVNNAEIQEKLSRNIIDSMEKGDNHYSYSKYRNGIPYLALVVKEVFRMYPAGILGLPHMTSEDCEIQGHKIAKGTQIIQNIYSTHRSESFWPNPNNFIPERHIQNDVSKSVHFAVGTRNCMGMSLSEAEVHTAMAELFGNFKFTNPSNIPLNDQGTFSVALNCPDFFVKIERRN, from the exons atgaattatttagtattaatattagtatCACTTGTATCaatttatttcttatttattaaaaat caagatagaaaaaaaaaaataaatagtaaaattCCAGGTCCAAAAGgatttttatttggtaatttaataGAATTAGCAAGAActaaaaagaatttacatttaaaatatttggagTGGTTTGAAAAGTATGGACCGGTTTTTAGAGTTTCTATTGGTTCATTAGAGACTGTTGTTCTAACTGGTTATCCAATATTGAGGGAAGCATTCATTGATAATTCTGATACTTTTACAAGTAGATTTCAAAGAGAGAATGCTAGATCGATTAATGGATATAAAGGATTAATCAATTCCAATGGTGATTatcataaaaatttaaaatctgtAATACTTTCAGAAATGACTgcaactaaaattaaaaaaatggagTCTCACATTAACCAAGAATCAAAAAGGTTATGTGAATTATTAGATCAACATGCTAAACAGGGTACTCCATTCAcaatgaataaatatttaaatttattttcaattaatatcattCTCAGATTCTTATTTGGTGTGAATTACCCATACACTGAATTGGATGATGGCAGTTCATCAATCATTCAAGTGattcaacaatttttaaaacttgttAGTCAACCCTCCATTACAACttattttccaattttatCACCATTTATGAATGATAGATCAAAAGAGTTTTATGATATTCATAAGTTACTTTCAAatcatattataaatttaattgaaagatATAAAGATTCAAagcaacatcaacaacaagagCAAGAGCCAATTGACGGTGCCACTGAGCCTACTGTTACAATTttagataaattattaattgaagttgaaaataatagaatCACTCAAAATGCTTTAATTAGTATTTGTATTGATGTTTTAATTGCAGGAACTGATACAGTTGGTCAAACCTTATCATTTGCAATTGTGGCACTTGTTAATAATGCAGAGATTCAAGAGAAATTAAGTAGAAATATCATTGACTCAATGGAGAAGGGTGATAATCATTATTCGTATAGTAAATATCGTAATGGAATTCCATATTTGGCATTGGTTGTTAAAGAAGTTTTTAGAATGTATCCAGCTGGTATTTTAGGTTTACCTCATATGACTTCTGAGGATTGTGAGATTCAAGGTCATAAAATTGCAAAGGGTACTCAAatcattcaaaatatttactCTACTCATCGTAGTGAATCTTTTTGgccaaatccaaataatttcATACCAGAAAGACATATTCAAAATGATGTTTCTAAAAGTGTTCATTTCGCTGTTGGTACTAGAAATTGTATGGGTATGAGTTTAAGTGAGGCTGAAGTTCATACTGCTATGGCTgaattatttggtaatttcaaatttacaaaTCCATCAAATATACCACTCAATGATCAAGGAACTTTTTCTGTTGCTTTAAATTGTCCTGATTTCTTTGTAAAAATTgaaagaagaaattaa